One window of the Pedobacter ginsengisoli genome contains the following:
- a CDS encoding response regulator transcription factor, protein MKFLIVEDEEGLRKSIDQYLTAEGNICDCASNYEQGYQKLSIYDYDCVLLDLTLPDGEGLQLLKYLKKINKADGVLIISARNSLDQKIEGLSLGADDYLIKPFHLSELYARALAIIRRRNFNGNSLLSFNELEIDTASKEVKVNGQLVYLTRKEFDLLLYFLVNKNKVISKSAAVVHIWGDEADMADSFDFIYTHIKNVRKKLTDSGCKDYFQSVYGVGYKFTDA, encoded by the coding sequence ATGAAATTTCTAATTGTTGAAGACGAAGAAGGCTTAAGAAAAAGTATTGACCAGTATTTGACAGCTGAAGGAAACATTTGTGACTGTGCGTCAAATTATGAACAGGGGTATCAAAAACTGTCTATTTACGACTATGACTGCGTTTTACTGGATTTAACCCTTCCTGATGGAGAAGGGCTTCAGCTCTTAAAGTATCTTAAAAAGATCAATAAGGCAGATGGCGTACTAATCATTTCAGCGCGCAATTCCCTGGATCAGAAAATTGAAGGATTAAGCCTCGGTGCTGACGACTACCTGATCAAACCTTTCCATTTATCCGAACTTTACGCCAGAGCGCTGGCGATTATAAGACGACGTAATTTCAATGGAAACAGCCTTTTGAGTTTCAATGAACTGGAAATTGACACCGCCTCAAAGGAAGTCAAAGTAAACGGACAGCTTGTGTACCTAACCAGAAAAGAATTTGACCTTCTTTTATATTTCCTGGTCAACAAAAACAAGGTGATTTCCAAATCTGCAGCAGTGGTGCACATATGGGGTGATGAAGCGGACATGGCAGATAGTTTTGATTTCATTTATACACATATTAAAAATGTAAGGAAAAAACTGACAGATTCCGGCTGCAAAGACTATTTTCAATCGGTTTATGGAGTAGGTTATAAATTCACCGATGCATGA
- a CDS encoding L,D-transpeptidase family protein produces MKILVNLVFLLCAISSVKCQEAKSQQAILAEMKKSTFGIELCYPNSVKRFYKANGFNYAWIKPKDKAGQTWTGMLLLDCVLQFGLNHNDYHPEKLSYDSLRTMINEPEKVSEVAKVQYDLLLTDALITFMNHLHYGKLNPEVSSAKIDGGGLKGFSAESELIGALKGKDFMLTLLSVQPKTKEYEQLQSYMRLIKGQYVDDCYEVPETEARKIAINMERLRWANINGFNYIHINIPSYSVKLHEKDTTYDFKAIVGKAESQTPVLSSIVTHFTTGPDRKVSQSVFTKTLLPQAIKNSDFFERNHYEIYDIKGKHIAINSYRIRQINSNPAQYFARQSNACDNSLGALVFQFSNKFNIYLHDSPNQALFERDLRALSHGCIRVQQAERLAELLLKYDGSESKIPLMQKSVNAYQKRNFILSSPVPVKVTYLTCEIQDGLPVFYKDIYHLDETLENQLYGMDESRIADNLR; encoded by the coding sequence ATGAAGATCTTAGTGAATTTGGTGTTTTTGTTATGTGCTATTTCATCTGTAAAATGCCAGGAAGCCAAATCTCAGCAGGCAATCTTAGCTGAAATGAAAAAGTCAACCTTCGGTATTGAATTGTGTTATCCAAACTCGGTCAAAAGGTTTTATAAGGCAAACGGCTTTAATTATGCATGGATCAAACCTAAAGACAAGGCGGGCCAAACCTGGACGGGGATGCTTTTGCTGGACTGTGTGCTTCAGTTTGGACTTAATCATAACGATTACCATCCGGAAAAGCTGTCCTATGACAGCTTAAGAACCATGATCAATGAGCCTGAAAAGGTCAGTGAGGTAGCCAAAGTTCAGTATGATCTGTTGCTGACTGATGCGCTGATTACTTTTATGAACCATTTGCATTACGGAAAGCTCAACCCTGAAGTTAGCTCAGCAAAGATAGATGGTGGAGGGTTAAAGGGATTTAGTGCCGAATCTGAGCTCATCGGTGCGCTAAAAGGAAAGGACTTCATGTTGACCCTGCTCAGCGTACAACCAAAGACTAAGGAATATGAGCAACTACAAAGTTATATGAGACTGATAAAGGGACAATATGTCGACGACTGTTATGAAGTGCCCGAGACTGAGGCAAGAAAAATTGCCATTAATATGGAGAGACTAAGATGGGCGAATATTAATGGATTTAATTATATCCACATCAATATTCCGTCCTATTCAGTAAAGCTACACGAAAAAGATACCACTTATGACTTTAAGGCAATCGTGGGCAAAGCTGAATCGCAAACACCTGTGTTGAGTAGTATTGTGACTCATTTTACTACTGGGCCAGACCGCAAGGTTTCACAAAGTGTTTTTACTAAAACGCTGTTGCCGCAGGCAATTAAAAACTCGGATTTTTTTGAGCGCAATCACTATGAAATATACGATATCAAGGGAAAGCATATTGCAATAAATAGTTACAGGATAAGACAGATAAATAGTAATCCGGCGCAGTATTTTGCCCGGCAGTCCAATGCTTGCGACAACTCTTTAGGCGCGCTGGTATTTCAATTCTCAAATAAATTCAATATTTATTTACACGACAGCCCCAATCAAGCACTTTTTGAGCGAGATCTAAGGGCGCTAAGTCATGGATGCATCCGGGTTCAGCAGGCGGAGAGACTGGCTGAATTGCTACTAAAGTACGATGGTTCAGAAAGTAAAATTCCCTTGATGCAGAAGTCGGTAAATGCCTATCAGAAAAGGAACTTTATACTGAGTAGCCCGGTCCCGGTTAAGGTCACATACCTCACTTGTGAGATCCAGGATGGACTGCCGGTTTTTTACAAGGATATTTATCATTTGGATGAAACCCTGGAAAACCAGTTGTATGGAATGGATGAGAGTAGGATCGCCGATAATTTACGATGA